The DNA sequence TATCAACAACAGAGCTAAAAAAAAGAACCGCTCCCTTCAAAAGGGAAAGCGGCTTCTTCCTTTATTCATTAATAACCTGCTGGAGATCTTCGACGGTGGATTCGGCGTCAAAGTTATCTTCTCCGGCGTACATCCGGTGCACGGATCCATCCGGACCGACGAGGAAAAAACGGGTCGGGTGCATGATGTCTTCCTGTTCAGGCACTTCCTGAATCTGAGCTTTGAAGGACTCCTGTACGAAAGTCTGAAGCTCTTCTTCTTCATAGCCGGTCAGGAAATCCCAGCTTTCAAAATCAGCGCTGTAGGATTCGCCGTAGCTCTCGAGACGCTCCGGAGTATCAAACTCGGGATCGACGGTAAAAGAGATCAGCCTTACATCATCAATTTCCTCATCCTGAAGCGCT is a window from the Alkalicoccus halolimnae genome containing:
- a CDS encoding SCO family protein, with translation MKKLAGLGGFALLLSGCSFLYEDASESAQGDSIIDTTVSEDQWEVSGIEAVNQHEEEVSVEDLEGGWWIANTIFTRCPTVCTVMTPNMADLQTALQDEEIDDVRLISFTVDPEFDTPERLESYGESYSADFESWDFLTGYEEEELQTFVQESFKAQIQEVPEQEDIMHPTRFFLVGPDGSVHRMYAGEDNFDAESTVEDLQQVINE